One window from the genome of Luteithermobacter gelatinilyticus encodes:
- a CDS encoding DUF3126 family protein, with translation MTRTEVLRLRKYLNDKFDTTKFSLQAPSTKDQDSVEVLYDGEFIGVIYKDDEEGEISYAFQMAILEMDLPSAADASLI, from the coding sequence ATGACAAGAACGGAAGTTCTGCGCCTACGCAAATATCTGAACGACAAATTCGATACCACCAAATTCTCTTTGCAGGCCCCGTCCACCAAGGACCAGGACAGCGTTGAAGTTCTGTATGACGGGGAATTTATCGGCGTTATTTACAAGGATGATGAAGAAGGGGAAATTTCCTACGCCTTCCAGATGGCCATATTGGAAATGGATCTCCCCAGCGCCGCAGACGCCTCCCTGATTTAA
- the queG gene encoding tRNA epoxyqueuosine(34) reductase QueG, with the protein MSEIRDHIIRCARDAGFDTIRFTGPDQMDAPAARLEQFLELGRHGDMTWMAEKKDRRKNPRTLWPEVRSIIMLGMNYAPRRTPLERLAQMHTGNISVYARGRDYHDIVKKKLKTVARQIHRDHAAGVKVFVDTAPVMEKPLAAKAGIGWQGKHTNLVSREYGSWLFLGSIFTTLDLPPDRAEKDHCGSCRNCLDICPTNAFPAPYQLDARRCISYLTIEYKGHIAEEFRSAMGNRIYGCDDCLAVCPWNKFAKAAAEAGFFSRVELDHPDLGDLLGLDEPSFRQVFSGSPVKRTGRDYFIRNVLIAIGNSNNRNYIPLVKPKLQEENPIVRAMAVWALFRLMTPREFSACRHDHYARETDLAVRTEWDRAEKTAGPYPG; encoded by the coding sequence ATGTCCGAAATTCGGGATCATATCATCCGCTGCGCCCGGGACGCCGGGTTTGACACGATCCGCTTCACCGGCCCGGATCAGATGGACGCCCCCGCCGCGCGCCTGGAACAGTTCCTTGAACTGGGCCGACATGGCGATATGACCTGGATGGCGGAAAAAAAGGACCGCCGTAAAAATCCCCGCACGTTATGGCCGGAAGTCCGAAGCATCATCATGCTGGGCATGAATTACGCCCCCCGCAGGACTCCTCTAGAACGGCTCGCACAGATGCACACGGGGAACATTTCCGTCTACGCCCGGGGACGGGACTATCACGATATCGTCAAGAAAAAACTCAAAACCGTGGCGCGGCAGATCCACCGGGATCATGCCGCCGGGGTCAAGGTGTTTGTGGACACCGCCCCGGTAATGGAAAAACCGCTGGCGGCCAAGGCCGGGATCGGCTGGCAGGGCAAACACACCAATCTGGTCAGCCGCGAATACGGATCCTGGCTTTTCCTGGGCAGCATTTTCACCACCCTTGACCTGCCCCCCGACAGGGCGGAAAAGGATCATTGCGGATCCTGCCGCAACTGCCTTGACATCTGCCCCACCAACGCCTTTCCGGCTCCCTACCAGCTGGACGCCAGACGCTGCATTTCCTATCTGACCATTGAATATAAGGGGCATATTGCCGAAGAGTTTCGCAGCGCCATGGGCAACCGGATTTACGGTTGTGACGACTGTCTTGCCGTCTGCCCTTGGAACAAATTCGCCAAGGCCGCAGCCGAGGCGGGATTTTTCAGCCGGGTGGAACTGGATCACCCTGATCTTGGCGACCTGCTTGGGCTGGATGAACCTTCTTTCCGTCAGGTGTTTTCCGGCTCCCCCGTCAAACGCACCGGCCGGGATTATTTTATCCGAAATGTGCTAATCGCCATTGGCAACAGCAACAACCGGAACTATATCCCGCTTGTGAAACCCAAACTTCAGGAAGAAAATCCCATTGTGCGCGCTATGGCCGTCTGGGCCCTGTTCCGTCTGATGACCCCCCGGGAATTTTCCGCCTGTCGGCACGATCATTATGCCCGGGAGACTGATCTTGCCGTCCGGACGGAATGGGATCGGGCCGAAAAGACAGCCGGACCTTATCCGGGTTAA
- a CDS encoding GGDEF domain-containing protein → MKVENKSSIGASAPIRRTPVASLQSSSQTGQVSPGRSISDTVSVLGIPPEEMTERVRAAIMTLMSEMENMRREIELAHRKISELERLADQDPLINISNRRAFVREMTRMLAYSERYGINSSLIYIDLNDMKKINDNYGHAAGDAALIHLAGVIVNNLRDSDIIGRLGGDEFGIILPKASEQNAAAKAKAILGQVKTSPLVWEGQKIELNASYGVYPLRSGETADQALDNADKKMYAQKQGVKQEKV, encoded by the coding sequence ATGAAGGTAGAGAACAAAAGCTCCATAGGCGCGTCGGCCCCCATACGTCGTACACCGGTCGCATCCCTTCAAAGCAGTTCACAGACGGGACAGGTCAGCCCCGGCCGCAGCATATCTGACACGGTCAGTGTGCTGGGGATTCCGCCCGAGGAGATGACCGAACGTGTGAGAGCCGCCATTATGACACTGATGTCCGAAATGGAAAACATGCGTCGCGAAATTGAACTGGCGCACCGAAAAATTTCGGAACTGGAACGCCTTGCGGACCAGGACCCCCTGATCAACATCTCCAATCGGCGGGCCTTTGTGCGGGAAATGACCCGGATGCTGGCCTATTCGGAAAGATACGGCATCAACAGTTCATTGATTTATATCGACCTGAATGACATGAAAAAAATCAATGACAATTATGGTCATGCCGCCGGCGATGCGGCGCTCATTCATTTGGCCGGCGTGATTGTCAACAATCTTCGCGATTCCGACATCATCGGCCGGCTGGGGGGCGATGAATTTGGTATTATTCTGCCCAAAGCCAGTGAACAGAATGCCGCCGCCAAAGCCAAAGCCATTCTTGGGCAGGTCAAAACCAGCCCGCTTGTCTGGGAAGGACAGAAGATTGAGCTGAATGCCTCTTATGGTGTTTATCCGCTGCGCTCCGGCGAAACGGCAGACCAGGCGCTGGATAACGCGGACAAAAAAATGTACGCTCAGAAACAGGGAGTAAAACAGGAAAAAGTCTAG
- a CDS encoding tetratricopeptide repeat protein, producing the protein MTKMRLSRFARYRWHFGLLGAALVTSLPLSILAGEGRNETQENARLYEACLERVEQNAEAALEFARKWNIEAHGLAGARHCEALALLALNRAQEAAELLEEEAEKVLRGDGLDDKSPEEQRGLSLQLFIQAALAWRQDGNEDRAYSAISSALARAGGGGTPAAGVDNNLVYELYLERGRIQINRREFEAALEDFTLAIDQNPERGEGFLERARLFRQKKNYPAARLDLKAAAGIAPDDPEILLESGIVYRLLGDKDSARAEWQKIIDTHPDSAFADLARENIGLLNR; encoded by the coding sequence ATGACAAAAATGAGGCTTTCCCGCTTTGCGCGATACAGATGGCATTTTGGTTTGCTTGGCGCGGCTTTGGTAACGAGCCTGCCGCTTTCAATATTGGCCGGGGAAGGTCGGAATGAGACCCAGGAAAATGCGCGCCTCTATGAGGCGTGTCTTGAGCGTGTCGAGCAGAATGCTGAGGCGGCGCTGGAGTTTGCCCGCAAATGGAATATCGAGGCGCACGGCCTGGCTGGGGCGCGTCATTGTGAAGCGTTGGCATTGCTCGCGCTGAATCGGGCGCAGGAGGCGGCGGAGTTACTGGAGGAGGAGGCGGAAAAGGTGCTCCGGGGCGATGGGCTGGATGACAAAAGCCCCGAAGAGCAACGGGGCCTCAGTCTTCAGCTTTTTATTCAGGCGGCGCTGGCCTGGCGGCAGGACGGTAATGAGGACAGGGCCTACAGCGCCATCAGTTCGGCCCTGGCCCGCGCCGGTGGTGGCGGAACTCCTGCCGCCGGGGTGGATAATAACCTGGTGTACGAACTGTATCTGGAACGGGGCCGCATACAGATCAACCGCCGGGAATTTGAAGCGGCGCTTGAGGATTTTACGCTGGCCATTGACCAAAACCCGGAACGGGGGGAAGGGTTTCTGGAAAGAGCACGGCTGTTCCGCCAGAAAAAGAATTATCCTGCGGCCCGGCTTGATCTTAAGGCGGCGGCCGGAATTGCGCCGGATGATCCCGAAATTCTGTTGGAAAGCGGGATTGTGTATCGCCTTCTGGGGGATAAGGACAGCGCCCGGGCCGAATGGCAGAAAATCATTGATACTCATCCAGACAGCGCGTTTGCCGATCTGGCGCGTGAAAATATCGGCCTTCTTAATCGTTAA
- a CDS encoding GNAT family N-acetyltransferase — protein sequence MTEIVEIRQLSFDQWAELYKGYAESYGVPLTEEQLYVVWDWLGGHETELRGIAAIREGEPVGIVHYRRFLRPLAGEVGIFLDDIYVAPEARRHGIGLVMLKAVEKIAEVQNCTVIRWITAEDRADAHAFYEQFGKRTRWVTYEHKVQGEDQGYERK from the coding sequence ATGACTGAAATCGTTGAAATACGCCAGTTGAGTTTTGATCAATGGGCAGAGCTTTACAAGGGGTATGCGGAGTCTTACGGTGTACCGCTGACGGAAGAACAGCTTTATGTGGTATGGGACTGGCTGGGGGGGCACGAAACCGAACTTCGGGGCATCGCGGCGATCAGAGAGGGAGAGCCGGTGGGGATTGTCCATTACCGCAGATTCCTGAGGCCCCTGGCCGGTGAGGTAGGCATATTCCTGGATGATATCTACGTGGCCCCGGAGGCCCGCCGTCATGGGATCGGCCTTGTGATGCTGAAAGCGGTGGAAAAAATCGCCGAGGTGCAGAACTGCACGGTCATCCGTTGGATTACGGCCGAAGATAGGGCGGATGCTCATGCCTTTTACGAACAATTCGGCAAAAGAACCCGCTGGGTGACCTATGAGCACAAGGTCCAGGGGGAAGATCAGGGTTATGAACGAAAATAA
- the purE gene encoding 5-(carboxyamino)imidazole ribonucleotide mutase: MSKDTPVVGIIMGSQSDWDTMKQAADILEELGVVFETRIVSAHRTPKRLYDYAQTAAERGLKVIIAGAGGAAHLPGMVASLTTLPVLGVPVESKALKGMDSLLSIAQMPGGVPVGTLAIGKAGAKNAGLLAASIMALQDDALAERLLDWRDRQTAAVAEQPVEL; this comes from the coding sequence ATGAGCAAGGATACACCGGTTGTCGGCATTATTATGGGCAGTCAGTCGGACTGGGACACCATGAAGCAGGCTGCCGACATTCTGGAAGAACTGGGGGTAGTTTTTGAAACCAGGATCGTTTCGGCTCATCGTACACCGAAACGGCTTTATGACTATGCCCAGACGGCGGCGGAAAGAGGGCTCAAGGTGATCATTGCCGGGGCAGGCGGGGCGGCGCATCTGCCGGGAATGGTGGCATCCCTGACAACCTTGCCGGTTCTTGGTGTGCCGGTAGAGAGCAAGGCTTTGAAAGGCATGGACAGTTTGCTGTCTATCGCGCAGATGCCGGGCGGGGTGCCGGTGGGGACTCTGGCGATTGGCAAGGCGGGGGCCAAAAACGCCGGTTTGCTGGCGGCCTCTATCATGGCGTTGCAGGATGACGCCCTGGCCGAACGACTTCTGGACTGGCGGGACCGTCAGACGGCGGCGGTGGCCGAACAACCGGTTGAGCTGTAA
- a CDS encoding TIGR02444 family protein, translating to MPETDIKLPWPENEFWDFSIALYQKPNVAKACLELQDKTKANVNILLYCCWIADRYGAGLTAQAFQHLERATHPWSHNVIHPLRQARKAVRTCSPSLSIPPGEEMLIRGIKQEILRVELLAERYQQQKLYDLTPSLLDTLGIAPDPRLADLRTVARQNIAAYEHFLKNLTPTSRFSPRAVTEICDALELPSAPPTCSADS from the coding sequence ATGCCCGAAACCGATATAAAACTCCCTTGGCCGGAAAACGAATTCTGGGATTTCAGCATTGCCCTGTACCAAAAGCCAAATGTTGCCAAGGCCTGTCTCGAACTCCAGGACAAGACCAAAGCCAATGTTAACATCCTGCTGTACTGTTGCTGGATCGCAGACCGTTACGGGGCGGGCCTGACAGCACAGGCCTTTCAGCATCTTGAGCGGGCCACCCATCCCTGGAGTCATAATGTGATACACCCGCTACGCCAGGCCAGAAAGGCCGTCCGCACTTGTTCACCTTCCCTGTCCATACCGCCAGGAGAAGAGATGTTGATCCGTGGAATCAAGCAGGAAATCTTGCGTGTTGAACTGCTTGCCGAAAGGTATCAGCAACAAAAACTTTATGACCTCACGCCCTCCCTGCTGGATACCTTAGGAATCGCTCCCGATCCCAGACTGGCCGATCTGCGCACCGTCGCCCGACAAAACATTGCGGCCTATGAACATTTTTTGAAAAACCTCACTCCGACATCCCGTTTTTCCCCAAGGGCGGTAACGGAGATTTGCGACGCCCTGGAACTGCCGTCCGCCCCCCCGACCTGTTCAGCCGATTCTTGA
- a CDS encoding YdcH family protein — translation MTLDEEDILEKIQELKVQHRDLDDAINALIETGRTDMLQIQRLKKQKLMLKDRIAMLENELLPDIIA, via the coding sequence ATGACCTTGGATGAAGAGGATATCCTGGAAAAAATCCAGGAATTGAAGGTGCAGCATCGGGATCTGGATGACGCGATTAACGCGCTGATTGAGACGGGGCGTACGGACATGTTGCAAATCCAGCGCCTGAAAAAACAGAAATTGATGCTGAAAGACCGGATTGCCATGCTGGAAAACGAATTGCTGCCTGATATTATTGCCTGA
- a CDS encoding glutathione S-transferase family protein, producing MRRLYHYWFCPFSRKMRVALKEKGLDVKLELELPWTRRHDFLVLNPAGTVPVLVEEDGTAICGTYALMEYLEESVPAPALLGETSQDKAETRRLVDWFDHKFYEEVTSLIVTEKVMKRFLRLGTPEAANIRYAAHNIKHHLKYIEYLTDRRNWLAGDEFSYADISAAAHLSCVDYLGDVPWQDFEGAKNWYARVKSRPSFQPLLKDLIAGLAPSPHYRDLDF from the coding sequence ATGCGCCGATTATACCACTACTGGTTTTGTCCTTTTTCCCGCAAGATGCGTGTCGCCCTGAAGGAAAAAGGCCTTGATGTCAAGCTTGAGCTGGAACTTCCCTGGACCCGTCGCCACGACTTCCTGGTGCTGAACCCTGCCGGCACGGTCCCGGTTCTGGTGGAAGAGGACGGCACAGCCATCTGCGGGACTTATGCGCTGATGGAATATCTGGAAGAAAGTGTACCGGCACCCGCCTTATTAGGCGAGACGTCCCAGGACAAAGCCGAAACCCGCCGTCTGGTGGACTGGTTTGACCATAAGTTTTATGAAGAAGTCACCAGCCTGATTGTGACAGAAAAAGTGATGAAGCGGTTTCTCAGACTGGGTACTCCGGAAGCCGCCAATATCCGTTATGCCGCGCATAATATCAAACATCATCTTAAATATATTGAGTATCTGACGGACCGGCGCAACTGGCTGGCCGGCGACGAGTTTTCTTATGCGGATATTTCCGCCGCCGCCCACCTGAGCTGCGTGGATTATCTGGGCGATGTGCCGTGGCAGGATTTTGAAGGCGCTAAAAACTGGTACGCCCGCGTCAAGTCCCGCCCCAGTTTCCAACCGCTGCTCAAAGATTTGATCGCGGGTCTCGCCCCATCCCCGCATTACCGCGATCTGGATTTTTAA
- the rpsU gene encoding 30S ribosomal protein S21 — MQVIVRDNNVDQALRALKKKLQREGVYREMKMRRFFEKPSEKKARETAAAIRRARKLERKRLERDGAL, encoded by the coding sequence ATGCAGGTTATCGTCCGCGACAATAACGTTGATCAGGCTCTGCGCGCGTTGAAGAAAAAGCTTCAGCGTGAGGGTGTGTATCGCGAAATGAAAATGCGTCGTTTTTTCGAAAAACCTTCTGAAAAGAAGGCCCGGGAAACCGCCGCTGCCATTCGCCGCGCCCGCAAGCTTGAACGTAAACGTTTGGAACGCGACGGCGCGCTCTAA
- a CDS encoding DUF465 domain-containing protein, with amino-acid sequence MHAEAHLNALSEKHANLEKMISEEELRPAPDSLILHGLKKEKLKLKEEIERFRQKV; translated from the coding sequence ATGCATGCAGAAGCTCATCTCAATGCCCTTTCCGAAAAACATGCCAATCTTGAAAAAATGATTTCCGAGGAAGAGCTCAGACCCGCACCGGATAGCCTCATTCTGCATGGCCTTAAAAAAGAGAAACTCAAACTTAAGGAAGAAATCGAACGATTTAGACAAAAAGTCTGA
- a CDS encoding energy transducer TonB, protein MTGISDARASDIKSWQGKIVKLVSKKQVYPRAAMRQELEGKAKVKISFDRSGNIISHEVLQSTGHDILDAEVTNLVKRINPLPAPPAELGDDKLVIVLPLTWTIQ, encoded by the coding sequence TTGACAGGAATTTCCGACGCCCGGGCCAGTGATATCAAGAGCTGGCAAGGGAAAATCGTCAAGCTGGTGTCAAAAAAACAGGTATACCCCCGCGCGGCCATGCGCCAGGAATTGGAGGGCAAGGCTAAGGTCAAAATCAGCTTTGACCGTTCTGGTAATATTATCAGCCATGAAGTGTTACAATCCACGGGTCATGATATTCTGGATGCCGAAGTGACCAATCTTGTCAAACGCATCAACCCGCTACCGGCCCCGCCGGCAGAACTGGGGGACGACAAGCTTGTGATTGTGTTGCCCCTGACTTGGACGATCCAATGA
- a CDS encoding YheT family hydrolase → MNENNRGYNLLGSPLGDVRLPDFIVSQKWAGADLQTMRHTILGPSRTLADAGERLYFEIEGGQKIVGALHRCSAEGEALTKPLVILVHGLASSEEAASMVSSAAALIEAGFPVLRLSLRGAGPSAETSIGPTHAGLTEDFVAVLEQLPAQYSMQGVFVMGLSLGGNMMLKYLGLTGKNSLIRAAVAVSTPLDLKAAERKIMESRNSSYHGYILQELKRQVKLSKHHHPEAVVKAALAAATLYEFDDVYVSRVHGFDGADKYYASQSAGHFLIGVRVPTLMIHAENDPWIPVEDYRHRIWPEDMTMSVLLTQDGGHLGFHTQDHPSPWHNRVAAVFFEQYCD, encoded by the coding sequence ATGAACGAAAATAACCGGGGATACAACCTGTTGGGATCGCCATTGGGCGATGTGCGGCTGCCGGATTTTATCGTCAGCCAAAAATGGGCTGGGGCTGATTTGCAGACCATGCGCCATACCATTCTTGGCCCCTCTCGCACCCTTGCCGATGCCGGGGAACGGTTGTATTTCGAGATTGAGGGGGGGCAGAAGATTGTCGGCGCCTTGCACAGGTGTTCGGCAGAAGGAGAGGCGCTGACAAAACCGCTGGTGATCCTGGTGCACGGTCTGGCCAGTAGCGAAGAAGCCGCCAGTATGGTCTCTAGTGCAGCTGCGCTGATCGAAGCGGGATTTCCCGTACTGCGGCTCAGCCTGCGCGGGGCGGGACCGTCGGCAGAAACCAGCATCGGCCCCACTCATGCGGGCCTGACGGAAGATTTTGTGGCGGTACTTGAACAGCTTCCCGCACAATACAGCATGCAGGGCGTGTTTGTGATGGGATTGTCGCTGGGCGGAAATATGATGCTGAAATATCTGGGGTTGACTGGAAAAAACTCTCTGATCCGGGCCGCGGTTGCCGTCTCAACCCCCTTGGACCTGAAGGCGGCAGAGCGGAAAATCATGGAAAGCCGCAACAGTTCCTATCATGGCTATATTCTTCAGGAACTGAAACGACAGGTGAAATTGTCGAAACATCATCACCCCGAAGCGGTGGTCAAGGCGGCACTTGCGGCCGCAACCCTTTATGAATTTGATGATGTTTATGTAAGCCGCGTTCACGGGTTTGACGGAGCCGATAAATATTATGCCAGCCAGTCAGCAGGGCATTTCCTGATTGGGGTCCGGGTCCCGACCCTGATGATCCATGCAGAAAACGATCCCTGGATTCCGGTGGAAGATTATCGGCACAGAATTTGGCCCGAAGACATGACCATGAGCGTGCTTCTGACACAGGATGGTGGGCATCTGGGGTTTCATACCCAGGATCACCCTTCGCCTTGGCATAATCGTGTGGCGGCCGTGTTTTTCGAGCAGTATTGTGACTGA
- a CDS encoding 5-(carboxyamino)imidazole ribonucleotide synthase, protein MQHLVPGSVIGILGGGQLGRMLAMAAAQLGYRSHVFCPDAKFPADQVTGLVTRAEYGDQAALRSFAGSVDVVTYEFENIPVETVEFLSTNVPVYPSAKVLEISQDRLHEKDFVNQLGIATADYAGVSSLEEARVALEKLGCPAVLKTRRLGYDGKGQVMIRTPEELEAAWQKLNSDQLILEGFVSFDKEISVIAARGRDGEIRCFTPAENRHKNHILDTSIAPARIDEALHKEAVAIGSRMIEALNYVGVMAVELFVSTDAPRLRVNEIAPRVHNSGHWTLEACATSQFEQHIRAICGLPLGGVELYGQAVMTNLIGEDIRDYEQLMQDPAANVHHYGKIEARPGRKMGHVTRLYDFSEKLDV, encoded by the coding sequence ATGCAACATCTGGTTCCGGGGTCTGTTATAGGTATTCTTGGTGGGGGACAGCTGGGGCGTATGCTGGCGATGGCGGCGGCGCAGTTGGGATATCGCAGTCATGTTTTTTGTCCGGATGCCAAATTTCCGGCAGATCAGGTGACGGGACTTGTCACCCGGGCAGAGTATGGCGATCAGGCGGCGTTGAGATCCTTTGCCGGTTCGGTGGATGTGGTCACTTATGAATTTGAAAACATTCCGGTGGAGACTGTCGAATTTCTCAGCACAAACGTGCCGGTTTATCCGAGTGCCAAGGTGCTGGAAATTTCTCAGGACCGGCTGCATGAAAAAGATTTTGTCAATCAGTTGGGAATCGCCACGGCCGATTATGCGGGGGTCAGCAGCCTTGAAGAAGCCCGGGTGGCGCTGGAAAAGTTGGGCTGTCCGGCGGTGCTGAAGACGCGGCGTCTGGGGTATGACGGCAAGGGGCAGGTCATGATCCGCACGCCCGAGGAGCTTGAGGCCGCTTGGCAAAAACTCAATTCCGACCAGCTCATCCTCGAAGGGTTTGTGTCTTTTGACAAGGAAATTTCAGTGATTGCCGCTCGCGGACGGGATGGCGAGATCCGGTGTTTTACACCTGCGGAAAACCGGCACAAAAATCATATTCTGGATACCTCCATTGCCCCGGCCCGAATTGATGAGGCGCTGCACAAGGAAGCCGTGGCGATCGGCAGCCGGATGATTGAGGCGCTGAATTATGTGGGGGTCATGGCGGTAGAGCTTTTTGTTTCCACTGATGCGCCCCGTCTCAGAGTTAATGAGATCGCCCCACGGGTGCATAATTCCGGCCACTGGACCCTTGAAGCCTGCGCCACCAGCCAGTTCGAGCAGCATATCCGGGCGATCTGTGGCTTGCCGCTGGGGGGGGTGGAGTTGTATGGCCAGGCGGTGATGACTAACCTGATTGGCGAGGATATTCGGGACTATGAACAGTTGATGCAGGATCCTGCCGCCAATGTGCATCATTATGGCAAGATAGAGGCGCGACCTGGCCGTAAAATGGGCCATGTGACACGCCTGTATGATTTTTCAGAAAAGCTGGATGTCTAG
- a CDS encoding DUF1013 domain-containing protein → MNQPLMPLATAVWLVENTSLSFKQIAEFCDLHELEVQGIADEQVATNIVGLDPVANGQLTWQEIERCQKDSSARLQLKKDEVPAKARAGGARYTPVSKRQDKPDAIAWLLRHHPELTDAQIGRLVGTTKPTIESIRNRTHWNMSNIKPIDPVVLGLCKQTELDLEVEKAAARLAAKEKSVEEKSVEEGAPEESGDNAE, encoded by the coding sequence ATGAACCAGCCTTTGATGCCCCTGGCTACGGCCGTCTGGCTTGTTGAAAACACAAGCTTGTCTTTCAAGCAGATTGCCGAGTTCTGTGATCTGCATGAACTGGAGGTGCAGGGGATTGCCGACGAACAGGTAGCGACAAATATTGTCGGGCTTGATCCCGTCGCCAACGGGCAACTGACCTGGCAAGAAATTGAACGGTGTCAGAAAGACAGTTCCGCCCGGCTTCAGCTGAAAAAGGACGAGGTTCCGGCCAAGGCCCGCGCCGGTGGGGCCCGGTATACTCCTGTTTCCAAACGTCAGGACAAGCCGGATGCCATTGCTTGGCTGCTCAGGCATCATCCGGAACTGACCGACGCGCAGATCGGCCGTCTTGTGGGCACGACCAAACCCACCATTGAATCCATTCGCAATCGCACGCATTGGAATATGAGCAACATTAAACCCATCGACCCGGTGGTGTTGGGGCTGTGCAAGCAAACCGAATTGGACCTGGAGGTGGAAAAAGCCGCGGCCCGGCTTGCGGCTAAAGAAAAATCTGTAGAAGAAAAATCTGTAGAGGAAGGGGCACCGGAAGAAAGCGGCGATAACGCTGAATGA
- a CDS encoding COQ9 family protein produces the protein MTRAKIKTDIPDELREPLLNAALAHIPFEGWTDNTLGEAARDLDIPVGIARLAFPGGAADMIDFLADRCDQRLAEQAKLMDLESLKIRERIKTLIHLRLLCEEDHRESTRRGITWLALPQNQALGLKLLYRTVDLIWRLAGDTSADFNYYTKRLTLAGVYSSTVLYWLNDDSEEFAETWAFLDRRIEDVMKIEKNKMRLREICDKLPDVWRLAGKIRYRQ, from the coding sequence ATGACCCGAGCAAAGATTAAAACGGACATTCCTGATGAGTTGCGCGAGCCTCTCCTAAACGCAGCGCTGGCCCATATCCCGTTTGAAGGATGGACAGACAATACCTTGGGCGAGGCCGCCAGGGATCTGGACATTCCCGTTGGCATAGCCCGACTGGCTTTCCCCGGCGGGGCGGCGGACATGATTGACTTTCTGGCGGACCGGTGTGATCAGCGCCTGGCGGAACAGGCCAAGCTTATGGACCTGGAGAGTTTGAAAATACGCGAGAGGATCAAGACACTTATCCATCTGCGCCTGCTCTGCGAGGAAGACCATCGCGAATCCACCCGCCGCGGTATCACCTGGCTGGCCTTGCCGCAAAATCAGGCCTTGGGTCTGAAGCTTCTGTACCGCACCGTTGATCTGATCTGGCGGCTGGCCGGAGACACCTCCGCCGATTTCAATTATTACACCAAACGGCTAACCCTAGCAGGCGTCTACAGCAGCACCGTCCTGTACTGGCTTAACGACGATTCCGAAGAGTTTGCTGAGACCTGGGCCTTTTTGGACCGACGCATTGAAGACGTCATGAAAATTGAAAAAAACAAAATGCGCCTGCGGGAGATATGCGACAAGCTGCCGGATGTCTGGCGGCTGGCGGGAAAAATCCGCTACAGGCAATAA